In Gossypium hirsutum isolate 1008001.06 chromosome A10, Gossypium_hirsutum_v2.1, whole genome shotgun sequence, the DNA window CCGGCCCAAAATTCGACATAAAATTAACAAGAGCAGAAAGAACTTGGGAATGTGGGAGTTTTCCTCTTGCTTCTCGTAGGACTCTAATCTAAACTACAAACCTAGACTTGGTATCTAAAGGAGTTTCATCTTTTACCCATCGAAAAGCTTGTAAGATGAAAACTTCAATCGAACTACCCCCTTTTTGACAGCTGTTTATACGCTCCCGATGTTCAGCTGACGAGTTTTTTCAATACTGCTTCGGCCCGATGCTCAAATTTAGGGAGTGCCCATTCATGTTGGACTATGTCAAGACCATCTTTCTCAGCAGTCAGGCTCTGCCATGAATGAGGAAAACCAAAAGATCAGGAGGCATGGTAAATTAAGAAATGGAAATAGCCAACTCGCGAAAGAACCTTTTCTTGTAAAAGTCAAGAAACAGGCAAAAGCTTGTTTCATTGGGAAACAATTTCGAGATGCTTTACaaatttaaatgatatatatCAACTGACTAAAAAGACAATGCCTTGCATGATAATGTTGCAATCACCAAAATAACAGTTTGGTTGATCTTCATTCAACTAAAAGTCCCATGCAATTCTTATTTGTGATTGATTTGACGAGGAAAAGCATCAGCTCAAACCCCATCCCGAGGATTCTCAACTTGTAAAATATCATGACGCCAAAAGCATGGGAGGTTTTTAAGTGATGGAGAAAAACAGTGAAAATACAATAGAGGCCCCTATACTAGGACTCAGATCACATTTTGCTCCATCTACTCAAAAATGCGAAAGTTGGCccctgtacattagatcaaaaagtaaagtAAATTGGTCCttctaataaaaatttcatccatttctatggTTAAAAATTGATCCATGTACATCAACATGAGGTACACGTGGAATATCACATGCCATTGTTTGGTTATTCCATCAACTATGCCAGTTTGTAacagtacaaatggatgaaatttttaatagaaaagaccaatttgctctttgatgtaatgtacagggattaatttgcccatttttaaagtaaaagggataaaatgcaatctgactcctagtatatgagcctccatggtacttttaccggaGAAAAACTAAGCCCTTACCTAATAAAATGCCTCAAAAAGAAAAAGGCAGGAATTTGGATAGAAAGAATTGACATAGATAAAAACTCTGGCAGCCCAAGTTGCATGGACATTAGAAGAACAAGAGATTGTGGCAGCACAATAGCAACTAGTGGTGCTGCTGGTGGCAGTGTTGGTCCATCGTTGGGGTAATTGAATGCCCCATTCTGAACAATTTTTTACTTGACAAGCTAACATTGCTGCCAACAGAAAATCATAAACAACTGGCCACACATGCTACTTAATGATCTCCATTAAAGAGAGAAAGAATAGGCTGAAGAGGAATATAAGAccatgtgaaattaaattagacatCTGAAGCTAGCAAGACTTTCTTCAGCCTGCAATACTCAATGGAGAACAGATTGATTTAATACCTTTGATGGATCAAAGCCAAACCCACCCATCTGCATCATTCGCTGTGTATCATCCATTGCTGCCAAAAGAAATCACAATTTACAGATAAGATAAACAATGAGTCAATAACCAGAGAAAGTGTGGTACACaatctaaaataaaatgtaaCGGGAAGTTCAAGATACTAACCATTTTCCTCTCCCAGAATCAGACTAAATAAACCCCTCAAACCAAACAAATTGAGGAAATACCTACAAATGAAAGAATTTGTGAATAAACTGTAGTATTAAGCCAAGAACGTCTATAAAAATTAGAAGAGCTCAGAGAAAAAAACCAATACCATGAGCGGCTACTAACATAGCTCACATCAACTGTGCTAAGGTCAATTCCATTCTGCAACATTGATCTGAACCTCTGAGTTAATGGGAAGGGTATTTTGGCTACAAGATAGGAATACAGAAAAACAGAAGAGGAATCAAATTACTGTTTACTATTAATGTATGTCATGATAGTTAAGTTAGAATTTTAATTCCAATACAAAAAATATTGTGTCCATCACCATAtaataaaaagtgaaaaaaaaaatcaatctaaTATGCATGAAATCAATTtcgtaaataaaaatataaattctatctCCATTgcagaattaaaaaggaaagacTCAGAAATCATGGAAGTAATATAGTAGTAAAAAACCAAACCTGCAACAAATCCAGAGAAGAAAAAGTTGACCCAGGCAAAAGTGAGAGTCTGAAAGTAACAACAGTTTACACAAAAAAAGTCAGTTCTAGAACATGAGCAATCAAACCAAAGCATATGAACACTAAAGGTCGATATACCACTAAAATACCTGAGGTATAATCATAGAGAGGTTTTTCTTCATCATGTCCATAGCCATGTTAGGGTCAGAGAACATTTGTGCTTGCGCATTTTGAGCCTGGCCCTTGGGGACAAACAGTAATCCATTTTCCTACAAAGTCCAATATAATTCCATTACTTTTCTCCTTTACTGACACAAACAAATACATAAATAGATTACTTTCATCAACTTAACCTGATTTTTAACACTCCATTAAGCTTAATATTAGCTGCAATTCACAGCTTCTTGGTTAATTGCAGTTTGCTTCTAAAAAAGAAACTTAACTGACTGAAGCCTGATTATAACATGTAATACTTCAACTTTCTCCTTTTCTGAGACAAATATATACATGAATGGactattttcatcaaattaacctgACATTTAACCTTCCATTAAGCTTAATATAGCTGCAATTCGCAGCTTCTTGATTAATAGCAATTGGTCACTGGAAAAGAAACTAAACTGACCGAAGCCTGGTTACAACATTTGATACTTGAATCCTCTTCTGAGACAAATATGAACATAAATGGActattttcatcaatttaatcTGACTTTTAACACTCCATTGAGCTTAATATTAGCTGCAATTCACAGCTTCTTGATTGGTTGCAATTTGCTTCTAAGAAAGAAACTAAACTGACTGAAGCCTGATGACAACATGTGATACATCAACTTTCTCCTTTCCTAagacaaatatatacataaacggattatttttgtcaatttaactcaatttctaACACTCCATCAAGCTTAATATTAGCTGCAATTTGCATCTTCTTGATGAATTTCAAATTGCTTCCTAAAAAGAAACTAAACTAACCGAAGACTGATTACAACACGTGATACTTAATCCATAATCCGTTAACAGCTCAATAAAGCTTTAAAAGGAAAAAGATAAACACAAATTCCAGAAATTAACAATTACAAGCATATAATTTGGTAAAATAAGTTCTAAAACAAGATGAAAAAGCAAACCTCATTGCTGAAATAAACCCTACGAGATCGAAAAGACTTGGGAGGGATAAAATTTGCAGCACCTCGTAAATTCCGAGCCCTAACGATTACTTGCCTGAAAGTAAAACTCGAGAACAAGTGAATCTGTGACTTATTAGCTTATCgacctaaaaagaaaagaaaatagagttGTGAGAGACGTGCCCTTCTTTGACAATCTTAGGATCAGGAACTTGAAAGGAGCGCATGAGCTTGGAGACGAAGTAGCGGAGGATGCCGATGAGGACCATCACCACTGAAAGGGGTATCAACACCCAATCTCTGATCGCCGTATCGAGAACCAGATCTTCCGCCATCGCTGGATCCTATTTTCTGATCTTTGCGCGAAAACAATATTCTGGCTTCTGTTTTTCTTTTCTCCGTAGCCTTTTTCGCCGGTGTCGTATCACTTAAACGTCTTTTTGTCGTTTTGACTCACTCCTTCGAGCATGttgattaaaatggtaaaattttaatttaagtattttataatttataaaattttaaattaataataataaaattatattttaatttttttaaaaataataaaaatttaatttaatcatttaaaaattataaatatataaactattaaaattataaaattaattttgacaaaaaaacaattttttttagctCCACCGCTGAATTTAGTCATCCTTTTCTTataacatttagatacaaattaaTAAAACTATGCATTGAGTTGGTTGAAATTTTAGATGGCTTtaaatttaaccactttaataaAAGCAATTAATGAATTATTAATTTGAACTttctaatttaaatatattaaatcttaaatttctagattataatatttaaaaaattaaaataattataattgtcTAAAtcgaattatattttattttttatttaaatgttcttaatttttttaaagaagaaaattaatatattatatttaaaatgttaaataattttaaaaaataaatagggTAGAGAAAGTCAAATTAAAATTACTCGATTCCTGTTTTGGTCGATCTATATTTCTTTTGTCAAATATAACACTACCGTTAGTAagtatttttgttttggtcactattctgttttcaatttttgaatgtttcctttttttggtatattttcgaTCAAATTTAATTGATAGATTTGTGTTTTAAAGCTTTTTAGGTGAAAGAGTCATCAAGAAAAGCAAGATTGAAAGCAAGAAGAAAACTAAATTACACAATGTTTAAACgttaagggttaattttttaaaatcataattgaattgacacaatatataaacattgagaattaaagttgctattatgtcaattttaaaagtttttaagttATCTTTCCCTTAACTATcgatgaccaaaaaagaaaaatt includes these proteins:
- the LOC107925213 gene encoding ER membrane protein complex subunit 3; the encoded protein is MAEDLVLDTAIRDWVLIPLSVVMVLIGILRYFVSKLMRSFQVPDPKIVKEGQVIVRARNLRGAANFIPPKSFRSRRVYFSNEENGLLFVPKGQAQNAQAQMFSDPNMAMDMMKKNLSMIIPQTLTFAWVNFFFSGFVAAKIPFPLTQRFRSMLQNGIDLSTVDVSYVSSRSWYFLNLFGLRGLFSLILGEENAMDDTQRMMQMGGFGFDPSKSLTAEKDGLDIVQHEWALPKFEHRAEAVLKKLVS